GCGTGATGCGCTTCGGCGAGTCGGGCGACCCATTCGGCGGCGGTGGCGAACAGGACGCGGTGGCCGGCCTGACAGGCCCGTATCGCCAGCCCAATGGCCAGGTGGGTCTTGCCGGTGCCCGGTGGGCCGAGGAACACGACGTTGTCGCGGGCGGTGACGAAGTCCAGCGTGCCCAGATGCGCGATGGTGTCGCGTTTGAGTCCGCGAGCATGGTCGAAGTCGAACTCCTCCAGAGACTTTCGTGCCGGGAAGCGTGCCGCTCGGATACGTCCCTCGCCGCCGTGGGATTCGCGAGCAGAGACTTCACGTTGCAGGCACGCCGCCAAATATTCCTCGTGGGTCCAGTTCTGGGCCCGGGCCCGTTCGGCCAACCGGGCAATCGAGTCCCGCAGGGTGGGTGCCTTGAGTGCACGGGTCAGATACGCCAACTCGGTGGTCACGTCCCGCCCGGCAGTGGTGGTTTTGGTGGTGGCCATCAGGCGGCCCCGCCGTCAAGATCCACCCCGAACGCGGTGTCGTAGGACGACAGGTCTCGCACCGGCACCTCAGAGGCGAGCGGGGGTGGTGGGATCTGGATGCGTCTGCGCCGCAACACCTTCCCCACCTCCACGTGCACCGGATCGGAGATCGTCTGATGGGTGGCCCAGATCCGGTCGTGCTCGGCGACGGTCTGCCCGTCGCAGAACGCTTGCACCCGATCCAAGTCCGCCCGGACCAGGACCCGGCGACCGACCGCGCTCGGGTGCACCGAGTAGTCGTTGCTGTCCAGACGGATGTAGTGTGTCGCTTGCCAGGGTGATGGGACCACCGTTTTGCCATGAGCATGGGACCGGTTGTTTCCGGTTGCTGGCCGTGGGGTGATGGTGACTGATGACCTGGCTGCTGGTCAATTCGGCTGGTCCGAATTGACCGGCTTTCGAGGACGGGGTTTCTGGCGTTGCCGGTAGGACTCGCCCTCGACGACGAGTTCGTAGGCCGCGGATTGGAGCCGGTCCATCGCCGACTGGGCCAGGAGTGGGTCGGCCATCATGGTGAGGATCTCC
This genomic interval from Mycobacterium sp. SMC-2 contains the following:
- the istB gene encoding IS21-like element helper ATPase IstB; translation: MATTKTTTAGRDVTTELAYLTRALKAPTLRDSIARLAERARAQNWTHEEYLAACLQREVSARESHGGEGRIRAARFPARKSLEEFDFDHARGLKRDTIAHLGTLDFVTARDNVVFLGPPGTGKTHLAIGLAIRACQAGHRVLFATAAEWVARLAEAHHAGRIHAELTRLGRYPLIVIDEVGYIPFEPEAANLFFQLVSARYERASLIVTSNKAFGRWGEVFGDDVVAAAMIDRLVHHAEVITLKGDSYRLKDRDLGRTPTAAATTEE